The Nonlabens spongiae genome contains a region encoding:
- the fabF gene encoding beta-ketoacyl-ACP synthase II, with amino-acid sequence MELKRVVITGMGALTPIGNTLEEYWDGLKAGKSGCAPITYFDTEHFKTKFACEIKNFNVTDFIDRKEARRMDRFAQYALVAGDEAIADSGLDTDSMDKNRVGVIWGAGIGGLETFQEEVKSFATGNGTPRFNPFFIPKMIADIAPAHISIKYGFMGPNYTTVSACASSANAMLDAMNYIRLGHCDVIVTGGSEAAVTQAGMGGFNAMHALSTRNESPETASRPFDATRDGFVLGEGAGALVLESYEHAKARGAKIYAEVIGGGFSSDAYHITAPDPEGKGVIAVMKNTLENSGINPEDVDHINTHGTSTPLGDVAELKAIKAVFGNHAPNISINSTKSMTGHLLGAAGAIEGIASVMAINNGLIPPTINHTTVDENIDPSLSLVLNEPHKREVNVALSNTFGFGGHNCCIAFRKI; translated from the coding sequence ATGGAACTTAAGCGAGTAGTCATTACAGGAATGGGTGCCCTTACTCCTATAGGGAATACCCTTGAGGAATATTGGGACGGTTTAAAAGCAGGTAAAAGTGGCTGTGCGCCCATTACCTATTTTGATACTGAACATTTCAAGACTAAGTTCGCTTGTGAAATCAAGAACTTTAACGTGACTGATTTCATAGACCGTAAGGAAGCTAGGCGCATGGATCGTTTTGCCCAGTACGCGCTGGTGGCAGGCGATGAGGCGATAGCTGACTCTGGACTCGACACCGACTCTATGGATAAAAATAGAGTCGGTGTGATCTGGGGTGCCGGTATAGGCGGTCTGGAGACTTTTCAGGAAGAAGTCAAATCTTTTGCAACGGGTAACGGTACACCGCGTTTCAATCCGTTTTTTATTCCTAAGATGATTGCAGATATTGCTCCGGCACATATCTCGATCAAATACGGCTTCATGGGGCCTAACTACACTACAGTATCAGCGTGCGCCTCGAGCGCAAATGCTATGCTGGATGCCATGAACTACATTAGGCTGGGTCACTGTGATGTGATCGTCACGGGAGGTTCAGAAGCTGCAGTAACCCAAGCTGGTATGGGTGGTTTTAATGCTATGCATGCCTTATCTACCCGCAATGAAAGTCCAGAAACGGCCAGCAGACCATTTGATGCTACCCGAGATGGATTTGTGCTGGGTGAAGGTGCTGGAGCGCTCGTGCTTGAAAGTTATGAGCACGCAAAAGCTCGTGGAGCAAAAATCTATGCGGAGGTTATAGGTGGAGGTTTCTCCAGCGATGCCTACCACATTACAGCACCAGATCCAGAAGGAAAAGGTGTGATCGCGGTAATGAAAAACACATTAGAAAATTCAGGAATCAATCCTGAAGATGTAGATCATATCAATACACACGGTACTTCTACGCCGCTAGGTGATGTTGCTGAACTCAAGGCTATCAAAGCCGTTTTTGGTAATCATGCTCCTAACATCAGTATCAATTCTACAAAGTCCATGACGGGCCACTTGCTGGGTGCTGCCGGAGCTATAGAGGGAATAGCTAGTGTCATGGCGATCAACAATGGTTTGATACCCCCCACCATCAATCACACTACCGTTGATGAAAATATCGACCCTTCACTAAGTCTCGTGTTGAATGAGCCACATAAGCGTGAAGTGAATGTTGCATTGAGTAATACATTTGGTTTTGGCGGTCATAACTGCTGTATCGCGTTCAGAAAGATCTAG